From a region of the Deinococcus terrestris genome:
- a CDS encoding NUDIX hydrolase: protein MPSLAQLRELQSIAQAGLTYTRDPYDRERFERLLALTAGLLAEGTGQTPGEVHGLLSVERGYLTPKVDVRAVVLNGAGEVLLTRERADGLWSLPGGWADPGDSPREVAVREVREETGREVQAVRLLALLDKQKHPHPPDLWAVYKVFIACELLEDVAAHPDNTETLESGWFSPDDLPPLSLGRNLPQQVRRMVVLWQEPGLGVDVD from the coding sequence ATGCCTTCCCTCGCCCAGCTCCGCGAACTCCAGTCCATCGCCCAGGCCGGGCTGACCTACACCCGCGACCCCTACGACCGAGAGCGCTTCGAGCGCCTGCTCGCCCTCACTGCTGGATTGCTGGCCGAAGGCACCGGGCAGACGCCGGGGGAGGTTCACGGTCTGCTGAGCGTCGAGCGCGGCTACCTCACGCCCAAGGTGGACGTGCGGGCCGTCGTGCTGAACGGGGCAGGCGAGGTGCTGCTCACGCGTGAGCGGGCCGACGGGCTGTGGAGCCTGCCCGGCGGCTGGGCTGACCCCGGTGACAGCCCCCGCGAGGTCGCCGTGCGCGAAGTTCGGGAGGAGACGGGACGTGAGGTGCAGGCGGTGCGGCTCCTTGCGCTGCTCGACAAGCAAAAGCATCCTCACCCGCCCGACCTGTGGGCCGTCTACAAGGTCTTCATCGCCTGCGAGTTGCTGGAGGACGTGGCCGCGCACCCCGACAACACTGAGACGCTGGAGAGCGGCTGGTTCTCGCCGGACGACCTGCCACCCCTCAGCCTCGGGCGCAACCTGCCCCAGCAGGTGCGGCGGATGGTGGTGCTGTGGCAGGAGCCGGGGCTGGGGGTGGATGTGGATTGA
- a CDS encoding fumarylacetoacetate hydrolase family protein: protein MRLVRIEYGGAPQWGQVAGDTVHLTRGMGGERTGETAPLSGTRLLAPAEPSKIVCVGRNYVNHIKELGNDTGELPKEPGIFLKGPNALAAEGETVAYPEWTENFHFEGELALVIGQQARDLTPENALEHVAGYTCGLDLTARDRQKTDLQWFRAKAADRFCPLGPWLETALDPSDVRVVTRVNGETRQDGRTSHMIFDVPTILTYLTRYVTLEPGDVVLTGTPEGVGPLSRGDAVEVEVEGVGVLTTRIG from the coding sequence ATGCGTCTGGTCCGAATCGAATATGGGGGCGCCCCGCAGTGGGGTCAGGTTGCAGGAGACACGGTCCATCTCACACGCGGCATGGGCGGCGAGCGGACGGGGGAGACCGCGCCGCTGTCCGGTACCCGCCTGCTTGCCCCCGCCGAGCCGAGCAAGATCGTCTGCGTGGGCCGCAACTACGTCAACCACATCAAGGAACTCGGTAACGACACGGGCGAGCTGCCGAAGGAGCCCGGCATCTTCCTCAAGGGGCCGAACGCCCTGGCCGCCGAGGGCGAGACGGTGGCCTATCCGGAGTGGACCGAGAACTTCCACTTCGAGGGCGAACTCGCGCTGGTGATCGGGCAGCAGGCCCGCGACCTGACCCCGGAGAACGCGCTGGAACACGTCGCGGGCTACACCTGCGGCCTGGATCTCACTGCCCGCGACCGCCAGAAGACCGACCTGCAATGGTTCCGCGCCAAGGCCGCCGACCGATTCTGCCCACTGGGACCGTGGCTGGAAACCGCGTTGGACCCGTCCGACGTGCGCGTCGTGACCCGCGTGAACGGCGAGACGCGGCAGGACGGGCGCACGAGCCACATGATCTTCGACGTGCCCACCATCCTGACCTACCTCACCCGCTACGTGACTCTGGAACCCGGCGACGTGGTGCTCACCGGCACCCCCGAGGGCGTCGGGCCCCTCTCGCGGGGGGACGCGGTGGAGGTCGAGGTGGAGGGCGTCGGGGTGCTGACCACGCGGATCGGCTGA
- a CDS encoding S41 family peptidase, with translation MPHNLPLSRAAALLALSLGLAGASPATDLYDSATQALETRYFGWATADRSELARRYADVLAERCAPQGDACDYATARTVLGELLTELGDPHTNVRDPEGAERLREVSENLAVPRTGVRTARVVGGLLVVSVTPGSPADLAGVRKFDLLTRVNGEVPGKDAAGKNLPLGPNEFVTLERRAAPLSVTVRRAGVPDRDLTLTTAPLQARDEPTLGWVESEGSGRVAVIDFPSFLPQDSSELFLKRLTEAQAGGASALVVDLRYNGGGSLGECVAAASVFAPVVYQSRWQGGTSSYGGVRGEEVRAAVARTAAPTLNVWRGPAAVLVGPGTASCAEVFSHFARGAGAVVVGEATRGVGNSGVQFLPLPGGNLLSLTVLRAFDAAGEPLPAALTPDVAAPTDLTALTTRGEDTTLAAALRRLAAVDGGP, from the coding sequence GTGCCCCACAACCTGCCCCTTTCCCGCGCGGCGGCGCTGCTGGCCCTGTCCCTGGGGCTGGCGGGCGCGAGTCCGGCGACCGACCTGTACGACTCCGCGACCCAGGCCCTGGAGACGCGCTATTTCGGCTGGGCGACCGCCGACCGCTCCGAACTCGCCCGGCGTTATGCCGATGTGCTCGCCGAGCGCTGCGCCCCCCAGGGTGACGCCTGCGACTACGCCACCGCCCGCACGGTGCTGGGCGAACTCCTGACCGAACTCGGCGACCCCCACACCAACGTCCGCGACCCGGAAGGCGCCGAGCGGCTGCGCGAGGTCAGCGAGAACCTCGCCGTGCCCCGAACGGGCGTGCGGACCGCGCGGGTGGTAGGGGGCCTCCTCGTCGTCTCGGTGACTCCCGGCAGCCCCGCCGACCTCGCGGGCGTGCGGAAGTTTGACCTGCTCACCCGCGTCAACGGCGAGGTGCCCGGCAAGGACGCTGCGGGCAAGAACCTCCCGCTGGGGCCGAACGAGTTCGTCACGCTGGAGCGCCGCGCCGCCCCCCTCTCCGTGACCGTGCGCCGCGCCGGGGTGCCCGACCGCGACCTCACCCTGACGACCGCCCCGCTGCAAGCCCGCGACGAGCCGACCCTCGGCTGGGTGGAGTCAGAGGGTAGCGGACGGGTCGCCGTCATCGACTTTCCCAGCTTTCTGCCGCAGGACAGCTCCGAACTCTTCCTGAAGCGGCTGACCGAGGCGCAGGCGGGCGGGGCCTCGGCCCTCGTCGTGGACCTGCGCTACAACGGCGGCGGCTCGCTGGGGGAGTGCGTGGCGGCGGCGAGTGTGTTCGCGCCCGTGGTCTACCAGTCGCGCTGGCAGGGGGGCACCTCCAGCTACGGCGGCGTGCGTGGGGAGGAGGTTCGGGCGGCGGTAGCGAGGACAGCGGCCCCGACCCTGAACGTGTGGCGCGGCCCGGCGGCGGTGCTGGTCGGGCCAGGCACGGCGTCCTGTGCGGAGGTCTTCTCGCACTTCGCGCGGGGAGCGGGGGCGGTCGTCGTCGGGGAGGCCACGCGCGGCGTTGGCAACAGCGGGGTGCAGTTCCTGCCACTGCCGGGCGGGAATCTCCTCTCGCTGACGGTGCTGCGGGCCTTTGACGCGGCGGGAGAGCCCCTGCCCGCGGCCCTCACGCCCGATGTGGCGGCCCCGACCGACCTCACCGCGCTAACCACCCGGGGCGAGGACACTACGCTCGCGGCAGCGCTGCGGCGGCTCGCGGCGGTGGACGGCGGGCCATGA